Proteins encoded in a region of the Takifugu flavidus isolate HTHZ2018 chromosome 8, ASM371156v2, whole genome shotgun sequence genome:
- the her9 gene encoding hairy-related 9 isoform X1 yields MPADTMEKQTASPIAGAPASGSHTPDKPKNASEHRKSSKPIMEKRRRARINESLGQLKTLILDALKKDSSRHSKLEKADILEMTVKHLRNLQRVQMSAALSADVTVLSKYRAGFNECMNEVTRFLSTSEGVNTEVRSRLLSHLSSCMGQMMSMNYQQQAASQQAHLAQPLHVQLPSSLPISGGAKLNTPEAVSPKVFGGFQLVPATDGQFAFLIPNPSFGSTTAPVIPLYANAGVPVALNAGPVHGSSAPPASSPVHGMTSFSGGSQAVSPVGVSPGSESSEPVWRPW; encoded by the exons ATGCCAGCTGACACTATGGAAAAGCAGACGGCGTCTCCTATTGCCGGCGCTCCTGCaagtggctcacacacaccgGACAAACCTAAAAATGCCAGTGAGCATAGAAAA TCATCCAAGCCGATCATGGAAAAACGACGAAGAGCAAGAATAAACGAAAGCCTTGGGCAGCTCAAGACTCTCATCCTGGACGCACTTAAGAAAGAT AGCTCCCGACACTCCAAACTGGAGAAAGCTGATATCCTTGAAATGACAGTGAAGCACTTGAGGAACCTGCAGCGCGTCCAGATGAGCG cAGCGCTCTCAGCAGACGTCACCGTCCTCAGCAAATACAGAGCCGGATTCAACGAGTGCATGAACGAGGTCACCCGCTTCCTGTCCACCTCAGAGGGGGTGAACACGGAGGTGCGATCAAGGCTCCTCAGCCACTTGTCCAGCTGCATGGGTCAGATGATGTCCATGAACTATCAGCAACAAGCTGCATCCCAGCAGGCGCACCTGGCTCAGCCTCTTCACGTGCAGCTTCCATCCTCTTTGCCCATCAGCGGCGGCGCTAAACTCAATACCCCCGAAGCTGTGTCTCCTAAAGTCTTCGGTGGCTTCCAGCTGGTCCCCGCCACTGATGGACAGTTCGCCTTTTTGATCCCTAACCCTTCTTTTGGCTCCACCACCGCGCCTGTCATACCCCTTTACGCAAACGCAGGAGTGCCTGTCGCGCTGAACGCCGGTCCGGTGCACGGCAGCTCAGCTCCGCCTGCATCGTCTCCGGTCCACGGCATGACGTCTTTCTCTGGGGGATCCCAAGCGGTCAGCCCGGTCGGGGTCAGCCCAGGCTCGGAGAGCAGCGAGCCTGTGTGGAGGCCTTGGTAA
- the her9 gene encoding hairy-related 9 isoform X2, protein MPADTMEKQTASPIAGAPASGSHTPDKPKNASEHRKSSKPIMEKRRRARINESLGQLKTLILDALKKDSSRHSKLEKADILEMTVKHLRNLQRVQMSALSADVTVLSKYRAGFNECMNEVTRFLSTSEGVNTEVRSRLLSHLSSCMGQMMSMNYQQQAASQQAHLAQPLHVQLPSSLPISGGAKLNTPEAVSPKVFGGFQLVPATDGQFAFLIPNPSFGSTTAPVIPLYANAGVPVALNAGPVHGSSAPPASSPVHGMTSFSGGSQAVSPVGVSPGSESSEPVWRPW, encoded by the exons ATGCCAGCTGACACTATGGAAAAGCAGACGGCGTCTCCTATTGCCGGCGCTCCTGCaagtggctcacacacaccgGACAAACCTAAAAATGCCAGTGAGCATAGAAAA TCATCCAAGCCGATCATGGAAAAACGACGAAGAGCAAGAATAAACGAAAGCCTTGGGCAGCTCAAGACTCTCATCCTGGACGCACTTAAGAAAGAT AGCTCCCGACACTCCAAACTGGAGAAAGCTGATATCCTTGAAATGACAGTGAAGCACTTGAGGAACCTGCAGCGCGTCCAGATGAGCG CGCTCTCAGCAGACGTCACCGTCCTCAGCAAATACAGAGCCGGATTCAACGAGTGCATGAACGAGGTCACCCGCTTCCTGTCCACCTCAGAGGGGGTGAACACGGAGGTGCGATCAAGGCTCCTCAGCCACTTGTCCAGCTGCATGGGTCAGATGATGTCCATGAACTATCAGCAACAAGCTGCATCCCAGCAGGCGCACCTGGCTCAGCCTCTTCACGTGCAGCTTCCATCCTCTTTGCCCATCAGCGGCGGCGCTAAACTCAATACCCCCGAAGCTGTGTCTCCTAAAGTCTTCGGTGGCTTCCAGCTGGTCCCCGCCACTGATGGACAGTTCGCCTTTTTGATCCCTAACCCTTCTTTTGGCTCCACCACCGCGCCTGTCATACCCCTTTACGCAAACGCAGGAGTGCCTGTCGCGCTGAACGCCGGTCCGGTGCACGGCAGCTCAGCTCCGCCTGCATCGTCTCCGGTCCACGGCATGACGTCTTTCTCTGGGGGATCCCAAGCGGTCAGCCCGGTCGGGGTCAGCCCAGGCTCGGAGAGCAGCGAGCCTGTGTGGAGGCCTTGGTAA